One segment of Carya illinoinensis cultivar Pawnee chromosome 1, C.illinoinensisPawnee_v1, whole genome shotgun sequence DNA contains the following:
- the LOC122301751 gene encoding brassinosteroid-responsive RING protein 1-like yields the protein MTMGFPAGYSVVFFHALSVLDFIRSFIFLLSHFLGLSDFLKTYSIRPVDEARMPEHKPKLVFALLIQEFLPVMKFQDLAESARPGDLPESCAVCLYEFEGGEEIRWLRNCRHIFHRTCLDQWMDHDRKTCPLCRTQFVPEEMKDEFNRRLWTASGHGPDLYSE from the coding sequence ATGACCATGGGCTTCCCAGCTGGGTACAGTGTGGTTTTCTTCCACGCACTTTCCGTTCTGGATTTCATAAGAAGTTTCATTTTCTTGCTCTCTCACTTCTTGGGTCTCTCAGACTTCCTCAAAACCTACTCAATTCGGCCGGTTGACGAGGCCCGGATGCCTGAACACAAACCCAAACTTGTGTTCGCGCTCCTGATCCAGGAATTCCTGCCCGTGATGAAGTTCCAGGACCTGGCGGAGTCTGCCCGCCCCGGGGACCTGCCGGAAAGCTGTGCGGTTTGTCTGTACGAGTTCGAGGGTGGGGAAGAGATAAGATGGTTGAGGAATTGCAGGCACATTTTCCACCGGACTTGTCTGGACCAATGGATGGACCATGATAGAAAAACTTGTCCTCTGTGTAGGACCCAGTTTGTGCCTGAGGAGATGAAGGATGAGTTCAATCGACGGCTTTGGACTGCTTCCGGTCATGGGCCTGATCTTTACAGTGAGTAG